One genomic window of Nakamurella panacisegetis includes the following:
- a CDS encoding serine/threonine-protein kinase, whose product MMRPPVAPPDIPGLRVGRHLGGGGFADVYLYEQSALGRKVAVKVLRANASTEEVRRQFTAESRLMAALSDHINIVTIHDAAIAADGRPYLVMAYCPGLNLADRYKTQQIPVAEVLSIGVQLAGAVETAHRQGILHRDIKPANVLTAPGGRPALTDFGISVAMGAMHEEESVGLSIPWSPPEMLSGAPAGDHRADVYSLAATIFTLLARRSPFELIGRSNEQIDLITRIQRMPLTPTGRADVPQTVEAVLAIGLNKDPGRRYQSALELARALQQLEAEMGGSVTPVDISAEDPVAAVAELAPKDDGRTRIRPLVIQAQHPATDPAAPPVDRTRMRGLTGPTAADRPHLRPADLAPPPPPVDTEVRPPVGPIPVAVPVVRRSRIPVLVGVAVLLVVLGVVGFVLAQRGTSPVAAPESTAPATRPSLVQVSLPSAPTNLTGKPVGPNVQFTWVNPDPVTGDTFQWRRTDQDSASASSWTDTTKPTAVVVGAGRACIEVVVVRANSSLSNAATACAPRN is encoded by the coding sequence ATGATGAGACCGCCGGTCGCCCCGCCGGACATTCCGGGGCTGAGGGTCGGGCGACACCTGGGGGGCGGTGGTTTCGCCGACGTCTACCTCTACGAGCAGAGTGCGCTCGGCCGCAAGGTAGCCGTCAAGGTGTTGCGGGCCAATGCCTCCACCGAGGAGGTACGGCGGCAGTTCACCGCCGAGAGCCGGTTGATGGCGGCGCTGTCCGACCACATCAACATCGTCACCATCCATGACGCGGCCATCGCCGCCGACGGTCGTCCCTACCTGGTGATGGCCTACTGTCCCGGGCTCAACCTGGCCGACCGCTACAAGACGCAACAGATCCCGGTGGCCGAGGTGCTCTCCATCGGCGTGCAACTGGCGGGTGCCGTCGAGACCGCCCACCGGCAGGGCATCCTGCATCGAGACATCAAGCCGGCCAACGTCTTGACGGCACCAGGGGGCCGCCCGGCGTTGACCGACTTCGGCATCTCGGTGGCCATGGGTGCGATGCACGAGGAAGAGTCGGTCGGCCTGTCGATCCCGTGGTCGCCGCCGGAGATGCTCAGCGGCGCCCCGGCCGGTGATCATCGCGCCGACGTGTACTCACTGGCCGCGACGATCTTCACCCTGTTGGCCCGCCGCTCCCCGTTCGAACTGATCGGCCGATCGAACGAGCAGATCGACCTGATCACCCGCATCCAACGAATGCCGCTGACGCCCACCGGGCGGGCCGATGTGCCGCAGACCGTCGAAGCGGTGTTGGCCATCGGACTGAACAAGGATCCCGGCCGTCGGTACCAGAGCGCGCTCGAGCTCGCCCGGGCGCTGCAGCAGCTCGAGGCCGAGATGGGTGGATCGGTGACGCCGGTTGACATCTCGGCCGAGGACCCGGTCGCCGCCGTGGCCGAGTTGGCGCCGAAGGACGACGGCCGGACCCGGATCCGGCCGCTCGTCATCCAGGCCCAGCATCCGGCCACCGACCCGGCCGCGCCGCCGGTCGACCGAACCCGGATGCGGGGGCTCACCGGACCGACGGCCGCCGACCGACCACATCTGCGCCCGGCCGACCTGGCCCCACCGCCCCCGCCGGTGGACACCGAGGTCCGCCCGCCCGTCGGACCGATCCCGGTGGCCGTGCCGGTCGTCCGGCGTTCACGGATTCCCGTCCTGGTCGGTGTCGCGGTCCTGCTCGTGGTGCTGGGCGTCGTCGGCTTCGTGCTCGCCCAGCGGGGCACCAGCCCGGTGGCCGCACCGGAGTCCACCGCCCCGGCCACTCGTCCCAGCCTGGTGCAGGTGAGCCTGCCGTCGGCACCGACGAATCTGACGGGCAAGCCCGTCGGGCCCAACGTTCAATTCACCTGGGTGAATCCCGACCCGGTCACCGGCGACACCTTCCAGTGGCGGCGAACCGACCAGGATTCCGCGTCCGCCTCGTCCTGGACCGACACCACCAAACCGACGGCCGTCGTCGTCGGGGCCGGTCGGGCCTGCATCGAAGTGGTCGTTGTCCGGGCCAATTCGAGCCTGTCGAACGCAGCCACGGCCTGCGCCCCGAGGAATTGA
- a CDS encoding FHA domain-containing protein, with translation MSGYRYQPGSSHLVVGPGGGVLTSDGPLALRLWPLIGRGSPIAALLDEALRDGLGRLPDLLLFEIDSGGARVIVRGKRSVRLRLGDGEDVRIDGDAVRTWNEQVLAVPISLSTGPDADHGLPLVAGVVLADGFAWSAGDGSDAAGIGPAPTDAAPVAPVSINKHAAEDPVSPAALAAAFVSAAAAVTPLPAGSSASDIRPEPADVVPTPTPTQTVVPESIPSPSGPAASALPDTRIEPIDDSFEHLFESTVMRSVEDAAVRAADEPASGPGNAEPLVTVGPVVQNSQPERQGDHDGSTIMAGQLAAVLASTGDPVPAPGPARCPTLVLSTGQSVEVDRGVVIGRRPHIDRVSGAEIPHLVTVPSPQQDISRSHVAVRPSGDGFLAIDLGSTNGSIIRRADGAAQVLREGAVSDLQFGDVLDLGDGVTAVLRAPS, from the coding sequence ATGAGCGGGTACCGCTACCAACCCGGTTCCTCCCACCTCGTGGTGGGGCCGGGCGGTGGCGTGTTGACCTCCGACGGCCCGCTGGCGTTGCGGCTGTGGCCGTTGATCGGCCGCGGCTCGCCGATCGCCGCCCTGCTGGACGAGGCCCTGCGAGACGGCCTGGGCCGGCTGCCGGACCTGCTGTTGTTCGAGATCGACTCCGGTGGCGCCCGAGTGATCGTCCGCGGCAAGCGGTCGGTGCGGCTCCGGCTGGGTGACGGCGAGGACGTCCGGATCGACGGCGACGCCGTCCGCACCTGGAACGAGCAGGTGCTGGCGGTTCCGATCTCGCTCAGCACCGGGCCGGACGCCGACCACGGCCTGCCCCTCGTGGCCGGCGTCGTGCTGGCCGACGGCTTCGCATGGTCGGCCGGCGACGGATCCGACGCCGCCGGGATCGGACCGGCGCCCACCGACGCCGCCCCGGTGGCCCCGGTGTCGATCAACAAGCACGCGGCCGAGGACCCGGTGAGCCCGGCCGCCCTGGCCGCGGCGTTCGTGTCCGCCGCGGCCGCGGTCACACCGCTACCGGCCGGCTCGTCGGCATCGGACATCAGGCCGGAACCGGCCGACGTGGTGCCGACGCCCACGCCAACGCAAACCGTTGTCCCGGAATCGATCCCCTCGCCGTCCGGGCCGGCCGCATCGGCCCTCCCGGACACCCGCATCGAGCCTATCGACGACTCGTTCGAGCACCTTTTCGAGTCGACGGTGATGCGCAGTGTCGAAGATGCCGCCGTCCGCGCCGCCGACGAACCGGCATCAGGGCCGGGGAACGCCGAACCCCTCGTGACCGTCGGACCGGTTGTGCAGAACTCACAGCCCGAACGTCAGGGCGATCATGACGGCTCCACCATCATGGCGGGTCAGCTGGCCGCCGTCCTGGCCTCGACCGGCGATCCGGTCCCGGCGCCGGGGCCAGCTCGTTGCCCCACCCTGGTGCTGTCCACCGGCCAGAGCGTCGAGGTCGACCGGGGTGTGGTCATCGGCCGGCGCCCGCACATCGACCGGGTGTCCGGGGCCGAGATTCCCCACCTGGTGACGGTGCCCAGTCCGCAGCAGGACATCTCCCGGTCGCACGTGGCCGTGCGACCCAGTGGCGACGGTTTCCTGGCGATCGATCTCGGCTCGACGAACGGCAGCATCATCCGCCGGGCCGACGGCGCCGCGCAGGTCCTGCGGGAGGGCGCCGTGTCGGACCTGCAGTTCGGTGACGTGCTCGATCTCGGCGACGGTGTGACGGCCGTGCTGCGGGCGCCGTCATGA
- a CDS encoding PP2C family protein-serine/threonine phosphatase, producing MQVAWGAATDSGRRRPVNEDALLAAMPIFLVADGMGGHAAGGTASAIVVEEFTAPSGANSVTPEWVMDAFERSQARIRRSSAGGTTVAGVAAVQQNGTPYWLVFNIGDSRIYHCIDGVVTQISVDHSVVQELVDLGEVTLDRARFHPQRHVITRAVGAPDGPRADFWLLPGEPGDRLMICSDGITSEIDAAAIATLTRSVDTDPQQVAESLVELALQAGGRDNITVVVVDVIDVTADAPAPIGDRSMTASADRDHTLPRLPAISRVGDST from the coding sequence ATGCAGGTGGCATGGGGTGCTGCGACCGATTCGGGCCGTCGGCGGCCGGTCAACGAGGACGCTCTGCTGGCGGCCATGCCGATCTTCCTGGTGGCCGACGGGATGGGTGGGCACGCGGCCGGCGGCACGGCCAGCGCCATCGTCGTGGAGGAGTTCACCGCGCCGTCCGGCGCCAATAGCGTCACCCCCGAATGGGTGATGGACGCATTCGAACGGTCCCAGGCCCGCATTCGGCGTTCCTCCGCCGGCGGCACCACGGTGGCCGGCGTGGCCGCGGTCCAGCAGAACGGCACGCCGTACTGGCTGGTGTTCAACATCGGCGACTCGCGGATCTACCACTGCATCGACGGTGTCGTCACGCAGATCAGCGTTGACCACTCGGTGGTGCAGGAACTGGTCGATCTGGGGGAGGTCACCCTTGATCGGGCCCGGTTCCACCCGCAGCGGCACGTCATCACGCGGGCCGTCGGGGCCCCCGATGGCCCGCGCGCCGACTTCTGGTTGCTGCCCGGCGAACCGGGCGACCGTCTGATGATCTGCTCGGACGGCATCACGAGCGAGATCGACGCGGCCGCCATCGCCACGCTGACCAGGTCGGTCGACACCGACCCGCAGCAGGTGGCCGAATCGCTGGTCGAACTCGCGCTGCAGGCCGGCGGCCGGGACAACATCACGGTGGTGGTCGTGGACGTCATCGACGTGACCGCGGACGCGCCGGCGCCGATCGGCGACCGGTCGATGACCGCCTCGGCCGACCGCGATCACACCCTGCCCCGCCTCCCGGCGATCAGCCGGGTCGGTGACTCGACATGA
- a CDS encoding DUF5302 domain-containing protein, with product MTPSTKAAFAAALERKKQTGQARAAHLDAHGGVGGATSSHKATKTFRRKSGSA from the coding sequence GTGACGCCCAGCACCAAGGCGGCCTTCGCGGCGGCGCTGGAGCGCAAGAAGCAGACCGGGCAGGCGCGCGCTGCGCACCTGGACGCGCACGGAGGCGTCGGCGGGGCCACGTCCAGTCACAAGGCGACCAAGACCTTCCGCCGGAAGTCCGGGTCGGCCTGA